In the Besnoitia besnoiti strain Bb-Ger1 chromosome IX, whole genome shotgun sequence genome, GAAATCCACGACGGAGGCCGGAGAGACGGTACACGGATAagacagagaaaaaacgggCGAGCCGGGAAGTGTTTCTCTAGAGAAAGGGGTCGGGACTTAACGGACAAGAGCCGAGGGGGAACGCGGCGAaaaggcgcggagaagggagagaaaagagctCGCCGAGACGCACAAGAAGAGCAAAAGCGGCATCGAACACGCCCGATGAGACGCTGTCTCTGTTGGAGGTTCTATCCGCCAGAAAGAGAAGTGGTGTGTTGGAGGACGTCGGAAGAAACAGGAAGAATGGAAGCCTTTCGAGATTTCCAGGGAAAGCAGGGAGAAACGCAGCTCGACAGAAATTGCACGACTCGCAGCCGCCAAGCCGAggacagaggaggaagcatcGTCGTTGCGCTCCCCGAGAGGAGGTAGTATCTGGAAAAGTATCCGGATTTCGATCGAGTAAGTGTCGCATGGAGGGTGGAGCCTTGTGAAAttgcgcgtggctgcgcgaTATCCTAATATATTCTATTGTCGTCACAAGCTTTCTAAGTCTGTTGCCTCGGCCTGCGCACAAACCAGCAAGGCAAAGTAacaccgccgcagcgcccgtgAGAACTGGCGAGAAGAGCTTGCGCCTCGGTGTGCCTCCGTTCGCCAACGCCAAACTGCTCGCCGAGGGAGCGGGCGCGCCTTCTACTCAAAAGATGATGTGCTCACGTGTGTCCGTGACTCATGCTAATACGCGGCAAGAGCGGCGGTAACCACAGAGAGCGTTAAAGGCATCATCGTGCGCCCCGACGAACGAAGCACGCGCCTCTACAAGCACGCAAACACTCCAGGGCAATATGTCTGAGGCTCTCTTTTCAACTCCGAACACGTATGGCTACCTGAGAAACCGCAACGCAGCGTCCTGTGTACGCGTGTATTTGTCTACTATGGTGTTGCCAGAATGCCTGACGCTCCAATACAAAAGAGCGAAAACTGTGGTGTGCGGCGCCGttccgctctctctttctttgaCTCTGTCGTCTATCCACACACACGATACGCCTTTTTCTCCGCTTACAGAAAGAAAGCGGCTAGGAGAatccgcagcagccgcaagGTAGCGAGTGTTCATCACTCGTGTGGCGGCTGGAAGTGAGTTTAGCATGTGCTCGACGCGCATTTCCAACTCAGCCCTCCGATATCAGTCTTCGTGAAAATGCAGCCCTGCAAGTTATTTAGCTCGATTGAGGCTAGACAGCCGTGACTACTAGAGAACGGAGGACTCGGTGAAAGGGTGTTCGCAAGTCACGTTGAAGCAGGACGCCTATACGATGATCTGTTAGACAACCAGCCGGCGAGCGGATGCAATTCTTTCTTCTTGAGCGCGTACATGTCCTTCCAGCGCAGTAAAGACGTTTCAGCCATGAAAGTATTGTCTGACGAGTGAGCCGCCCAGGATTCCATCTCGATGCTTTTGCTGTCTGGTTTGCACTTGCGGCCAGAGCAGGGAGTCCCGAAGGCATCAGGTGTCAGCTCACGCTGCCCTGTGGCCTCACCGATGCTCACTGAACAAGTCTCACCAATAGTAGGGCCTTTCCGCTTGCTCGCTTCGTGAGCGCTGCAGAGAGTCCTGCAGGGAAACGTATCCGGTGTCTTGCCTCTGCTAGAGTCTCCCAGTGCTGATTTTCTCGCCCCGCCAGTGACGCCCGGCCGAGTCCAGTCCACAGGCGCACGAAGACCGCGTAAGCGGCTGCGCTTATCTCTCGCACGTAAAGCTACAAATCgcactctccctctcgcgctatgcatatgtatgtgaAGACATATAATACTACAATACACAGGTGTAGTATTATGTGGCGCGTCCGTGAAACAGTTGTTGAGCATGCctatgcatgtatacatcAATACTCCACACAGTTGCACCTGCACCTGGAGCTGGTAATTTTTCACATGGTCAAGAGTGACGGCGAAATGCCCGCAGGGGGCGGAGAAGCCGGAATGGCAGAAAACAAGAGACCAGACATGTCCTACTTTTCGCGTCgtgtccgcggcggctctACCAGCTGTGCGAAaagggcgccgcagctgcacagTCACTCCCTCCGCGTGGTCCTTGTCCTTCTCAGATTGAGACGACGTGGAAACCGGACCTTCTCCGTGAGCCGTCCGTCGAAAAACAACGCGGACAGTTGAAGGATCAATTGTTGAAGCCTGGTTGTAGCTGAGAGACCGAACCGCCGCAAACGGCCGGCAAAGTGGCCGCGAAGTCGCTGTGAAGCGAAACAGCGGCGCATTCAGGGGCGTCGATTTTGTGGGGTGTGATGAGCTCTTCAGTTTCTTCTCAACGAAGGAAGTCGGCAACCTCGCCAGTAGGGAGCTGGAATTTCTCGTTTCGTGTTTCGCCGGCAAGGCGCCGTGGCACGTGTTAATTGCGGTGGCGCCGCCACCCGCGAGACCAAGGGCGAACCGCAGCAAGAGGCCAAAGCTAGAGATAGGATCTCTTGCTGTCTCTTCAAACCGTGTGCGTGTTTCGCTCACTCTCTGTTTCCTTGGCACGTTCCTTTTCGTCTCCGACCCGCAGCTCGCAGGCCGCCTTCGACTTGCCGTGTGCGCCGTCCGGTTTTTCTCCTTTATCTCCAAATCTGGGAgtctccctctgtctctccgtctGTCGCCTCCACCTCGCGTTCCACATCGAGGCCTCTGGTTCTCGAGACGTACCTgcggtcgctcgcctcgatCTTTCCCGTATTTTCGCTcgtcgctgcgtcttctgttaattctcgctgccgccgcttcagCTGGAGCGAGTGTCTGGCTCACCCCCCTCCTCCAATTTCGGTGcttccttcgcggcgctctgtCCCCCCCACTCAGggccgtctcttctctgctgcgtcaCTCGCGAGCGGCTCACGATGACGACACGCCTCGTGTCGACTTCGGGGCGACCGGTGCATCCGGGCGACATCTGTCCCATCCGCtcgacgcagcgcagccagccgtcttgcccgctgccgctgttTCCGGCGATGCCTTTTCTGCTGCATCCGCATCGTCCGCTTCTCTTCTGGTGCACAGCGACCCAGCTGCATGCGTACGACTTTGCCCGCGACGCGTGGCCCCTctctgaggcggcggaggcaggcagaAACCACGAACTGCCGGTGACCGCGGCGGACTGCGTCTGccagggctgcggcgccacaagctccggcctccgcctcgcgggtcGGCGCGCACCCGAGACGCCCAGATgtgcgcagccggcgacgctcgctggcgcctccggcgcagaCTCGAAGAGCCGCTGCCTGTGGGTCACCGCGGGCGACGATAAGTACGTGCATCTCCTTTCTGACGGCGAGTTTTGCCTGCTGCAGAAACGGCAACAACGCAAGAAACTGAGCGCGGCGGTCTTCCttccgcccgcgtcgtcggcctcggcgcccgaggcggctgcagcgccggcggcgagcgaggcttggccgcttcttctcgcggaTAAATTTGGAGACGTCTACCGCCTCGCGGACTGCTCGCGCATGTCGGCGGCTCAGGAGCTCGCGGGCGACCGCCTCGTCAAGCGCATGAAGTCGATTGCGAGCGTTCACGGCTTACGGACGCGGCAGGGTGAAGCGGAGAACTGCGACGTTGCCGGggacggcgctgcagagaagcaggAGGCTTCCACGCCAGGCagtgccgcagcggctgcggccagCTCCTGCAGTGGAGACACAGAGGCTGAGAATCCTCTGgctgagggagagagcggtGGAAGAAGCGAAGGTGCCCCCGCTGCTCAGGCGACtcggccggcgcaggcggtcgAAGatcgcggcgacgaggagggcgacgaggaggccgatggggaggaaggcgacatTCCGATCATCTCGCATCTGACCACAGTCACGGTGCTCAAGGTCGTGCATCTGTCGGCGAAGGCCCGCTCGAGTCCCCAGGCTGGATGCACCCAGACTCACACGCTGCTCATCACCGCCGACCGCGATGAGAAAATCCGCATCTGCTTTCTGGACCAGCCCTGGAGCGTGGAGAGCTTCTTCCTTGGCCACGGGGACTTCGTCACCGACGTTGTCGTGCTCGCTGACGGcctgcctgcgtcgtcgccggcgcgcgcggcggcagacgggcgcgaggaggagcgcgccgccgccgctggagacgacgcagagggccgccagcagcgcgaggctctTCTGGAGGGTCAGGTCGCTGCGTCTTGCGCGGCGGACGGGACTGTGAAGCTCTGGAAGCTGAAGGACGGAAGTCTGCTCTGCGAGAACGCGGAAGTCcttctgcagcctcgcgacCTCTTCGACTCGAGCGCACTCGCCCTCGTGGTCGCCCGCTCGGCGGCAGGGCGTGTGCACGAcgtcgagggagaggcgtcggcgaggggagggcctgcggaggaagcggcgtgGGACAAGTCGTCCGGAAATCGCCCGCATGTCCTGCCCACCGGCGTGGATGCCGGCGTCCTCTTGCCCGCCTCGCTGGTGTACGACCCCGAGCAGTCCCTGTTGACTGTCAACTGTCTGGGCCTCCAGGGGCTGCTGCTCTTTCCCCTGGGTacctcggccgcggcggccgcgactgGCATGCTAGGGAAGAAGCCGTTTTTCCTGCCTTTGCCTGCGGTGCCCTCCGCCACCCTCCTCGTGCGTCACTCGGCGGAGGAGATCGAGGGCGCACCAGCGCTcaacgcggccgcgcctgtccTCCGCGCGTTCAGGTCCTCTCCCCACGGGGACGCTCCGCAGACTCTGTCCTCCGCCGACTGTCCGGAAGTGCCCTTCGTCTGGTGGATTGACGAGGCAggccggctgcggccgcctgtggcagtgtctctccctctcttggCTTTTGCCTCCGGAGCCCAGAAGGAGGTGCCCTGCTCGCCGCAAGTTCTTCCGTACCTCTGCGGGAACGCAAACGACGCTTGCTTCCCAGCCCCCGGCGACGGTAAGCCACCGCGGGTCTGCCTGTCGTGCCGCGCTTCTCGGCGTAACGTTAGGTAGCTATGTGGAATACACAGGTTACTGTAGCCGTACATTAgtgctaaatctagagtatctctcgTAAGGCACTGCATAGGGTATGAACGCTCCTTCCGCACCGAGCGGgaagcctcgcgccgcgtgaATTTGGAAGCGCGGGGCGCCTCAACTGGTGCGCACGTTAGGCATGGCCTTCCAGGCGAGGCTCCACCGCAGGCGTGTGTGCTGAGTGTGTTTAGTGGGGCCGCCAGTTCGGTGTtacggagaagcagagagctgCGGTAGATACGCTGTGAGCCACGAGCGAAAGGCTTGTGTCGCGAGGGACGCTTTCTTGTCCGGTCAAATGGCTAGCAATTTGCGCTAGCTGGGCAATTACACATTCATCGacagaggcgctggaggtcTCCCTGTGGCTCTGTGCCCCTTTTCTGTCGTTCCGCAGACGCCCGGCCGAACTACCTGTACCTGTGGAAAAGCACGCGGTCGCCAACGTGCCCCaccgacgaggagagacgcgcgaagcgacTGCGGCATAAGCATCTCCAGCAGCAACAGCAACAAGAAATGCATGAACGCTTGAAGAACCACACCAGCCgggaggcgtccgcggacATCCGTGCCAAAAGTTGAACGGCCGCATTTCAGGACGGTCACGGGAGCCGActccgcgagctgctggcgtccgcgagctgctgccggcgctaCGGAGGCGCTCCCAGGTGCGGATTCggtgaggaggcggaaggaaCGAAACTCTGGAGATGCACTCGGCCAGGGCGCCTTCAAGTGCCTTCTATGCTGTGTCAATGCACACGCGTATTCACTCGTTGAGAGATCTTTAATAATTCCGCCCGGAAGTGTGCGAAGAGGGGGTCTTGCTTTTTCGTCGCCTTGTTTTATTTGTGAGCTGGGCTCAGCAATATGTCACGCAGTTGCTTTTGGTCGCATGCTCGCTCGCCGAGGCCGTCGAGCCAAGCAAGACATTGAACAGGGCTCCGAACAAGGAACCCATAGTTATTTTTACATCTGCTGCGGTGCCTGTGTGAGCTGTCTTTTTGGAGTCGGTGGCAGTGGCCGCAGAGCTGGCTTTCGCATCGAGGCAGTGTAGAGCAGTCGACCAGAGGGCGCAGACGTAGGAGTCACGGTCCCGCGGCTGTCGACAGATTCAGGATGGCACGACCGCGGTACAGGCGCGGGATGATCTGCATCTTACGCATGCTAACGGTGTTACAACAGCTAAACAATAGTACACCTGGCACCACCAAGTTCTCGAGGGTAGCATGCTTTTCCTACGTAAAATGCTGCCAACAGTAACGGTGACAGTCAGCATCACTGCGGACGTTGCATCGGTCACACCTATCTTAACTTGTTTACTAGTCTTGCGGTACTATAATTTGTACAAGGAACTTTGCGACGCCGGCCGTGTTGTGGTGAACAGCAAAATGTAGACGCCGGTTACCGAGTCGAAGTGAAAGGCACATGACACGAAATAGTCCTCACGTCATACCGCCCAAGCAACTGTCTCACGCTGGGGCTGCACTCGCACGATCGATATAAGGATTTTTGCTTTGATAAGCAAAAATCCTTATATCGATCGTGTCACATCCACTACCGCGAATGCAAATTCAGGGCCTCTACGTGGACAAAGTCCGATTGACAGGCTCTCAACGCCTGATACTGAGCACTCATCCTGGCCCCGGCGAACGTCCAAACCGACGCTGACGTGGAGGGGAAACACTGTGAAGAAGCGATCGAGATGGACACGACCGAGTCATCCTGAGAGAGGAAATGAAGGGCCGTAAAATCCAGCGTGGTCCACGTATATTGCGACCTTCTTGTGGTTTAAGACTAGCCACGGCTGCCCACCTGTTCCTGCGCAACCTCCAGCATTCTTCACAAATGTGCACGCGCCCTCCCGTGACTGCAGTGCTGCTTCCGAACTGACAAGTGCTTTGTAGAAAGTTTCGGTAGTGCTCACATCTGGAAGCGTGATTTTGCCCCGGCGGTTCCTCGTGACGGGCCGCTCCTCCCAGACGCCGGACGCAAGTCTGTGCCGGTCACCCCTGTCATTATGTGCTTCTAAGTTCCAGCTGCAACGAAGACAAAATAGTTATGAGCGTCCATTCTGTTTGTCCGACCGAGTCTAAACGGGATCACATGTTCTTCTCCACGATGGCCTAAGGGCAATGCAGGCCGCTCACCTCATCGCCTCATTGTTTCCGTGGTGGTTGTTGGGCGTAAAAACGGCGGTCGTAGTAGAAGATGAAATCCTGCCTGAAAGGTCCTGCGCTGTCGCCAGCAtgttcgcctgcgtcttgGAAGAGCTCCTCTCGTAGGTTGTGACGAAGGTGACTGCTATAAATCGCCGTCCTCGTTTTCCAGGCAGTCGTGGCGGCTGTTCAGAGAGAGTCACGAACGTAAAAGAACCCCGAGACTCTTGCTAACAACGCACCACATCCCGGTTTTCGGTATCTGATGTACCTTTCACATGCACACCCAAAATAGGATACAGCTCCTCGCGGGAGCACAGGCAATCACGTGCAGCCTAAATCGTCGCACTTGCTATCTTGCAGGCTGGCCTAATCATGTCCACTTCAGAACAAGTGATATCCTCTCttgtcttctctcccctTTCAGCGCGTCAGAAGATTATTGAGGGCGGCCACACTGGAAATGGCCTCCTAGCTCTTACCGAGTGCGGCACTCCCCGCCACAAACAGGCTTAACAAGCCTATCAACGAAAACGACTGCTTCCTTTCGTCTGGGCTGTCAAACTTTAATGAGGATGGCTTGACGAGGTTATCTGGGCGGTGCAGTCACAATCACTCCAAGCGTAATTGACGGAAAAAATAACGCTCTTACAGCCAACACAAAATGGTAACGCATGCCACCGGGCCGGAGCTGCAGTTGTTCTCCGCGATGCGTGCCCCACTTGTGGTTCGAAGCAGGAAGACTTCCCTGATGTTCACATGAATCCCCGCTGCATGTGGCATCTGCGCCTCTGGTGGGTCACCTAAGCTACAGCCTTGCACCCTGCTAAAACTGTGATTTGAGGACCTGACTGTCGCTGTGGTGCATCTATATACACAGCTTTATACATACGGTTGTCACGAGGCTGTTTTTTTGCCTCGCTCCGCAAGGCAGTCACACGGCGGATGGCAAACGCAGGGTGCCTCCTGAGCCGGTCATTTAACTAGCTCATGTTCTGCAAAGAACGAGGCAAGAACCGCTTACTGCCAGCGTAACTTCCAGCAGCCAACGCGGCCAACAGGGCTCCACCCCACACGGCCGATGATTTCGAGGGGGCTACCGGCCTTTGTGGCAGGCCCTTCCCTGAGACAGCACGGCAAACAAGCGCATTCCCGGTCCACCTGAGCTTGCCGGGGGTAGATCAAAACGACCCACATGTCTGTCTGCAAAACGTCCGCGtagggcagcggcgccacaTTCGAAGAGTTTGCGCCACCATCAAGGCTGCTGAACGAGTTACGTACTTCCTCCCTCACAGAGAAGCCTGTTGAAGACGCTAGAAGCGGATATTTCGTAGTATAGGTGTGCGAAGTGATTCCGATATTGAATTGGCCGCGACATACTGCCATTATACGATGATCGTGGTAGATTATAACCCTAAGCACCACAACTGGTACCTGGGCAGCAGGTCACAGATACTAGCGACGGTGAAGTGTGGCTTACCTAGCTTGACTACATTTAAGAATTTCGGCCATTCTTTTAGTATGAGGGGAGGAACACCTCGCTCAAGGCAAACCACAGTGGCCTTCAGATCTACCGACGTTGCCTCCTGTTCCAACGTGTTCAGTTCGCTATCGACGTGCGAATGCTCCGTTGGAAAGTCGAAAAGATACTCAGGAATGTAAATCTCGGGCTCGTCTTCAAAGTCCTCTTGCCAGTCTCCACCGGCCTCATCCATCGCGCCTGCCATGCGTGCTCCCGTCGCACCTGGGTCCGCTGCGTACTCGAAGCCATCGTTTCTGCTGAGCCGCCGAGCCGGCGCCGGCTCAGATGCCGGTGGCAGCGCTTGGTCGTTTACAGTATCTCGAGCacccgcgctcgcgggcacATGCGAAGCAAGGCGACTAGAGTTTTCGCCAAATCCACCACCTTCTATCGAATGAGTGGCATGCGTTCCATTGCGGAACACAGTACCGGTCATGGGACCAACCTCAGGTGCGTTTT is a window encoding:
- a CDS encoding WD domain, G-beta repeat-containing protein (encoded by transcript BESB_012440) is translated as MTTRLVSTSGRPVHPGDICPIRSTQRSQPSCPLPLFPAMPFLLHPHRPLLFWCTATQLHAYDFARDAWPLSEAAEAGRNHELPVTAADCVCQGCGATSSGLRLAGRRAPETPRCAQPATLAGASGADSKSRCLWVTAGDDKYVHLLSDGEFCLLQKRQQRKKLSAAVFLPPASSASAPEAAAAPAASEAWPLLLADKFGDVYRLADCSRMSAAQELAGDRLVKRMKSIASVHGLRTRQGEAENCDVAGDGAAEKQEASTPGSAAAAAASSCSGDTEAENPLAEGESGGRSEGAPAAQATRPAQAVEDRGDEEGDEEADGEEGDIPIISHLTTVTVLKVVHLSAKARSSPQAGCTQTHTLLITADRDEKIRICFLDQPWSVESFFLGHGDFVTDVVVLADGLPASSPARAAADGREEERAAAAGDDAEGRQQREALLEGQVAASCAADGTVKLWKLKDGSLLCENAEVLLQPRDLFDSSALALVVARSAAGRVHDVEGEASARGGPAEEAAWDKSSGNRPHVLPTGVDAGVLLPASLVYDPEQSLLTVNCLGLQGLLLFPLGTSAAAAATGMLGKKPFFLPLPAVPSATLLVRHSAEEIEGAPALNAAAPVLRAFRSSPHGDAPQTLSSADCPEVPFVWWIDEAGRLRPPVAVSLPLLAFASGAQKEVPCSPQVLPYLCGNANDACFPAPGDDARPNYLYLWKSTRSPTCPTDEERRAKRLRHKHLQQQQQQEMHERLKNHTSREASADIRAKS